One window of the Streptomyces sp. TS71-3 genome contains the following:
- a CDS encoding SAM-dependent methyltransferase translates to MPANDTADPRDRPGIDTSKPHPARMYDWYMGGKDNYPIDEEMGRQLIALEPRLPVMARVNRAFMHRATRWLANQGIRQFLDIGTGIPTEPNLHQVAQAIAPDSRIVYCDNDPIVLAHAEALLRSAPEGVTAYVQADVRDPDTIVRQAGEILDLDRPVALSLVALLHFIPDGDGAYELVERLMSELPSGSFLMVSHASADFTPDTAGQAGDIYRARGVALALRSREQVTRFFDGLELADPGVVVVPQWRPGLGEPVPGQDDGPIPGYAAVARKP, encoded by the coding sequence ATGCCCGCGAACGACACCGCCGACCCCCGTGACAGACCGGGGATCGACACCAGCAAGCCGCACCCGGCCCGCATGTACGACTGGTATATGGGAGGCAAGGACAACTACCCGATCGACGAGGAGATGGGCAGACAGCTCATCGCACTTGAGCCGCGTCTCCCCGTGATGGCACGTGTCAACAGAGCCTTCATGCACCGTGCGACCCGCTGGCTCGCGAATCAGGGCATCCGGCAGTTCCTGGACATCGGAACGGGGATCCCGACCGAGCCGAACCTGCATCAGGTCGCCCAGGCGATCGCTCCCGACTCGCGCATCGTCTACTGCGACAACGACCCCATCGTGCTCGCCCACGCCGAGGCGCTGCTGCGCAGCGCCCCCGAGGGCGTCACGGCCTACGTCCAGGCCGATGTGCGCGACCCGGACACCATCGTCCGGCAGGCCGGGGAGATCCTCGACCTCGACCGGCCCGTCGCGCTCTCGCTCGTCGCCCTGCTGCACTTCATCCCGGACGGGGACGGGGCGTACGAGCTGGTGGAACGGCTGATGTCCGAGCTGCCGTCCGGGAGCTTCCTGATGGTGTCGCACGCCTCGGCCGACTTCACCCCGGACACCGCCGGCCAGGCCGGTGACATCTACAGGGCCCGCGGGGTCGCGCTCGCCCTGCGCAGCCGCGAGCAGGTCACCCGGTTCTTCGACGGGCTGGAGCTCGCCGACCCCGGTGTGGTGGTCGTACCGCAGTGGCGCCCGGGGCTGGGCGAGCCGGTGCCGGGACAGGACGACGGCCCGATCCCCGGCTATGCGGCGGTCGCGCGCAAGCCGTGA
- a CDS encoding DUF397 domain-containing protein, which translates to MQQPPIYNGMPSSDLGSEGWHKPWSGGNGGNCVETMKLADGRVAVRQSADPDGPALIYTPGEITAFILGAKAGKADFLLS; encoded by the coding sequence ATGCAACAACCCCCCATATACAACGGAATGCCCTCCAGCGACCTGGGCTCGGAGGGCTGGCACAAACCGTGGAGCGGCGGCAACGGCGGCAACTGCGTCGAGACCATGAAGCTCGCCGACGGGAGGGTGGCCGTCCGGCAGTCCGCCGATCCCGACGGGCCGGCGCTGATCTACACCCCGGGCGAGATCACCGCGTTCATCCTCGGCGCCAAGGCCGGTAAGGCGGACTTCCTGCTCTCCTGA
- a CDS encoding DUF899 domain-containing protein — protein MALPQIVTRDAWLLARKELLAKEKAATRARDDLNAERRRLPMVEVDKEYVFEGPEGSASLLDLFDGRVQLVVYHFMFAPDWDAGCPSCSGFVDQIGHLSHLNARGTTLAAVSRAPLARITPFKARMGWTLPWFSSFGSDFNYDFHVTLDDSVMPISYNYRTPEEHREAGTSYYVEGEQPFELPGMSCFLRDGDRVFHTYSSYGRGGDTVGSTNSLLDLTALGRQEPWEKPEGRMTGLGAQAGSEGVRYHDEYEDGVGRTYDVGTDGGDRTAGAGRTR, from the coding sequence ATGGCACTCCCGCAGATCGTCACCCGAGACGCATGGCTGCTGGCCAGGAAGGAACTGCTCGCCAAGGAGAAGGCGGCCACCCGCGCGCGCGACGACCTCAACGCGGAGCGGCGGCGGCTGCCGATGGTGGAGGTCGACAAGGAGTACGTCTTCGAGGGCCCCGAGGGCAGCGCGAGCCTGCTGGACCTCTTCGACGGCCGCGTGCAGCTCGTCGTCTACCACTTCATGTTCGCCCCCGACTGGGACGCGGGCTGCCCGAGCTGCTCCGGCTTCGTCGACCAGATCGGCCACCTGTCCCACCTCAACGCCCGCGGCACCACCCTGGCCGCCGTCTCGCGCGCCCCGCTGGCGAGGATCACGCCGTTCAAGGCCCGGATGGGGTGGACGCTGCCCTGGTTCTCGTCGTTCGGTAGCGATTTCAACTACGACTTCCATGTGACGCTGGACGACTCCGTCATGCCCATTTCCTACAACTACCGGACACCGGAGGAGCACCGCGAGGCGGGTACCTCGTACTACGTCGAGGGGGAGCAGCCCTTCGAGCTGCCCGGGATGAGCTGCTTCCTGAGGGACGGCGACCGCGTCTTCCATACGTACTCGTCGTACGGCCGGGGCGGCGACACCGTCGGCTCCACGAACAGCCTCCTCGACCTGACGGCGCTCGGCCGCCAGGAGCCGTGGGAGAAGCCCGAGGGCAGGATGACCGGCCTCGGGGCACAGGCGGGCAGCGAGGGCGTGCGGTACCACGACGAGTACGAGGACGGGGTCGGCCGCACCTACGACGTCGGCACAGACGGGGGCGACCGCACGGCCGGGGCCGGCCGCACCCGCTGA
- a CDS encoding uridine kinase: MRFEAITWERLGARLAERLAGLKPADGGARPRVAFDGAPAARPGELAGRVAEALRILGRPSLVVAAEGFLRPASLRLEHGREDVDAYYGSWVDTGALWREVFGPLEADGDGRVLPDLWDPVTDRATRSPHVTLPPGGLLLLHGPLLLHHWFPFDASVHVQLSAGALRRHTPAEAQWTLPAFERYEQEADPLGTADVVVRADDPRRPAWTG; encoded by the coding sequence ATGCGATTCGAAGCGATCACGTGGGAGAGGCTCGGCGCGCGGCTCGCCGAGCGGCTGGCCGGCCTGAAACCCGCGGACGGCGGCGCGCGGCCGAGGGTCGCGTTCGACGGTGCGCCCGCGGCCCGCCCGGGGGAGCTGGCCGGACGGGTCGCCGAGGCGCTGCGGATCCTGGGCAGGCCCTCGCTCGTGGTCGCCGCCGAGGGCTTCCTGCGCCCCGCCTCGCTCCGGCTGGAGCACGGGCGCGAGGACGTGGACGCGTACTACGGCTCATGGGTCGACACGGGTGCACTGTGGCGGGAGGTCTTCGGCCCGCTGGAGGCGGACGGCGACGGCCGGGTGCTGCCCGACCTGTGGGACCCGGTCACCGACCGTGCGACCCGCAGCCCGCACGTGACCCTGCCGCCCGGCGGGCTGCTCCTGCTGCACGGGCCCCTCCTGCTGCACCACTGGTTCCCCTTCGACGCGAGCGTCCACGTGCAGCTGTCCGCGGGCGCGCTGCGCCGGCACACTCCCGCAGAGGCGCAGTGGACGCTGCCCGCCTTCGAGCGGTACGAGCAGGAGGCGGATCCGCTCGGCACGGCCGACGTCGTGGTCCGCGCGGACGACCCGCGCCGGCCGGCCTGGACGGGGTGA
- a CDS encoding glutamate synthase subunit beta: MADPEGFMNTPREEWPRRPVEERVRDWDEVATPGALLPIVSKQAGRCMDCGIPFCHQACPLGNLIPEWNILAARGDWAAAAERLHATDNFPEFTGLLCPAPCESGCVLAINQPAVTIKNVEAAIAERAWQDGLVTARPPDRLTGRTVAVVGSGPAGLAAAQQLTRAGHTVAVYERDDRPGGLLRYGIPSFKMAKQQVDRRIEQMREEGTKFRTGLEVGRDPRATDLCERYDAVVLAVGATAWRELPVPGRELAGVHQAMEYLPLANRVEQGDIPVSPLSAAGRNVVIVGGGDTGSDCLGTAIREGARSVTQLDIYPRPGTERDEEREPWPTHPKLYRMSAAHEEARELGTAPLADADARMFAASTLRLSGDAGGRVRSVHLVEVDDERRPRSGTERELPADLVLLALGFSGPGRGDGILDQLDLKLDDSGTLERDRDFATSAPGVFAAGDAARGASLIVWAIAEGRSVASAVDRHLTGRTTLPSPIGAFDRPMSA, translated from the coding sequence ATGGCCGACCCCGAGGGCTTCATGAACACCCCGCGCGAGGAGTGGCCGCGCCGGCCCGTCGAGGAGCGCGTGCGCGACTGGGACGAGGTGGCCACGCCGGGGGCGCTGCTGCCGATCGTCAGCAAGCAGGCCGGGCGCTGCATGGACTGCGGCATCCCGTTCTGCCACCAGGCCTGCCCGCTGGGGAACCTCATTCCGGAGTGGAACATCCTGGCCGCACGGGGCGACTGGGCCGCCGCGGCGGAGCGGCTGCACGCCACCGACAACTTCCCGGAGTTCACGGGGCTGCTCTGCCCCGCGCCGTGCGAGTCCGGCTGCGTGCTGGCCATCAACCAGCCGGCCGTGACCATCAAGAACGTCGAGGCGGCCATCGCGGAGCGCGCCTGGCAGGACGGCCTGGTCACCGCGCGGCCCCCGGACCGGCTGACCGGTCGGACCGTCGCCGTCGTCGGCTCGGGACCCGCCGGGCTCGCCGCCGCACAGCAGCTGACCAGGGCCGGGCACACGGTCGCCGTGTACGAGCGCGACGACCGGCCGGGCGGGCTGCTGCGGTACGGCATCCCGTCGTTCAAGATGGCGAAGCAGCAGGTGGACAGGCGTATCGAGCAGATGCGCGAGGAGGGCACCAAGTTCCGCACGGGGCTGGAGGTGGGCCGGGACCCGAGGGCCACCGACCTGTGCGAGCGCTACGACGCCGTGGTCCTCGCGGTGGGCGCCACGGCATGGCGCGAACTGCCCGTGCCGGGCCGGGAGCTGGCCGGCGTCCACCAGGCCATGGAGTACCTGCCCCTGGCCAACCGGGTGGAGCAGGGCGACATCCCCGTCTCCCCGCTCTCCGCGGCCGGCCGCAACGTGGTCATCGTCGGCGGCGGCGACACCGGGTCCGACTGCCTGGGCACGGCGATACGCGAGGGCGCCAGGTCGGTGACGCAGCTCGACATCTACCCGCGGCCCGGCACCGAGCGGGACGAGGAGCGCGAGCCCTGGCCGACGCATCCGAAGCTCTACCGGATGTCGGCCGCCCACGAGGAGGCGCGCGAGCTCGGCACCGCGCCCCTGGCGGACGCCGACGCGCGGATGTTCGCGGCCTCCACCCTGCGCCTCTCGGGCGACGCCGGCGGACGCGTACGGAGCGTGCACCTGGTGGAGGTCGACGACGAGCGGCGGCCGAGGTCCGGCACGGAGCGCGAACTCCCCGCCGACCTGGTACTGCTCGCCCTCGGATTCTCCGGGCCCGGCCGCGGCGACGGGATCCTGGACCAGCTGGACCTGAAGCTCGACGACAGCGGCACCCTGGAGCGCGACCGGGACTTCGCCACCTCCGCGCCCGGAGTGTTCGCGGCGGGCGACGCGGCTCGCGGCGCCTCGCTGATCGTCTGGGCCATCGCCGAGGGCCGGTCGGTGGCCTCCGCCGTGGACCGGCATCTGACGGGGAGGACCACGCTGCCCTCGCCCATCGGCGCGTTCGACCGGCCGATGTCCGCGTGA
- a CDS encoding amidohydrolase — translation MTTRPASDPADLVITGCTALRHDPQGEVYFTENTTLVVRDGLIESVTAEDPAGAGAGAGAGAGAGAGAGAGAGAGAGAGAGAGAGAGAGDAVGAPPAPQGAGSAPPPAAEHIDGRGLVALPGLINCHTHSPMVVLRGIAEDIPVHEWFNDWIWPVESRLTTRDITLGARLACAEMISGGVTCFADHYFGMAAIAGVVAETGLRAQLGQTYFSSQGPEGRTESLEFAKEYAGAAGDRITTALAPHAPYTVSDADLAATADLAHEHALPVHLHAAENREQTEAGLARDGMTPIEVLERTGLLGTDLLIAHGTGIVERDHAVLGRATGRIAVATAPRGYAKFAWEPAVTPVRALRELGIPVGLATDGAASNNSLDVWESMSLLALMQKQAQGDARVLTSRQVLHHATAQSAAAVGLGGRIGVLAPGRRADIVLADLSGPRTQPVHDLAATLVHSARSCDVVTTIVDGRILMRDRVLRTVDVAGTVAELNQRLPALADRSHGQRIQEYKEHAD, via the coding sequence ATGACCACGCGCCCGGCGTCCGACCCCGCCGACCTCGTCATCACCGGCTGCACCGCCCTGCGGCACGACCCGCAGGGCGAGGTGTACTTCACGGAGAACACCACCCTCGTGGTACGCGACGGACTGATCGAGTCCGTCACCGCCGAAGATCCCGCCGGAGCCGGAGCCGGAGCCGGAGCCGGAGCCGGAGCCGGAGCCGGAGCCGGAGCCGGAGCCGGAGCCGGAGCCGGAGCCGGAGCCGGAGCCGGAGCCGGAGCCGGAGCCGGAGACGCCGTGGGCGCCCCGCCCGCCCCGCAGGGCGCCGGCTCCGCGCCGCCCCCGGCCGCCGAGCACATCGACGGCCGGGGCCTCGTCGCACTGCCCGGGCTGATCAACTGCCACACGCACTCCCCGATGGTGGTGCTGCGCGGCATCGCCGAGGACATTCCGGTGCACGAGTGGTTCAACGACTGGATCTGGCCGGTGGAGAGCCGGCTCACCACGCGCGACATCACCCTGGGCGCCCGGCTCGCCTGCGCCGAGATGATCAGCGGCGGGGTGACCTGCTTCGCCGACCACTACTTCGGCATGGCGGCCATCGCCGGCGTGGTCGCCGAGACCGGGCTCCGCGCCCAGCTCGGGCAGACCTACTTCTCCTCGCAGGGGCCCGAAGGGCGCACGGAGTCCCTGGAGTTCGCCAAGGAGTACGCCGGCGCGGCGGGTGACCGCATCACCACCGCCCTCGCCCCGCACGCCCCCTACACGGTGTCGGACGCCGACCTCGCCGCCACCGCGGACCTGGCCCACGAACACGCGCTGCCGGTCCACCTGCACGCCGCCGAGAACCGCGAGCAGACCGAGGCCGGCCTCGCCCGGGACGGGATGACCCCCATCGAGGTCCTGGAGCGCACCGGGCTGCTCGGCACCGATCTGCTGATCGCGCACGGCACCGGCATCGTCGAGCGCGACCACGCCGTGCTCGGCCGGGCCACGGGCCGGATCGCGGTGGCGACGGCACCGCGCGGCTACGCGAAGTTCGCCTGGGAACCGGCCGTCACCCCGGTCAGGGCCCTGCGGGAGCTGGGAATCCCGGTCGGCCTGGCCACCGACGGCGCCGCCTCCAACAACTCCCTGGACGTCTGGGAGTCCATGTCCCTGCTGGCACTCATGCAGAAACAGGCCCAGGGCGATGCCCGCGTGCTGACGTCACGGCAGGTCCTGCACCACGCCACGGCCCAGAGCGCGGCGGCCGTCGGCCTCGGCGGGCGGATCGGGGTCCTCGCACCGGGCCGGCGGGCCGACATCGTGCTCGCCGACCTCAGCGGGCCGCGCACCCAGCCCGTCCACGACCTCGCCGCCACCCTGGTCCACAGCGCCCGCTCCTGCGACGTGGTCACGACGATCGTCGACGGCCGGATCCTGATGCGCGACCGCGTCCTGCGCACGGTCGACGTCGCGGGCACCGTCGCCGAACTGAACCAGCGCCTGCCCGCGCTGGCCGACCGGAGCCACGGACAGCGCATCCAGGAGTACAAGGAGCACGCGGACTGA
- a CDS encoding ATP-binding protein — MTPSVPLRTTATETGTGSDAAPAVLPVEAVVRRFRFELTAHLGSAAQARRMTRAWLTAWAVCEDTCDSATLVVSELVTNAIVHTSSRQIICELQDEDGKVRIAVGDEGRAHGDPNPAAGRDGEEHGRGLLLVSAVCSAWGALETGPGLQVWAELPREAEDRRPEPVADVVRGTGAEWVS; from the coding sequence GTGACTCCGTCCGTGCCGTTAAGAACGACGGCCACCGAAACCGGTACGGGTAGCGATGCCGCGCCAGCGGTGCTCCCGGTGGAGGCCGTTGTGCGTCGTTTCCGCTTCGAGCTGACCGCTCACCTGGGCTCTGCTGCGCAGGCCCGGCGGATGACGCGTGCATGGCTGACGGCCTGGGCGGTCTGTGAGGACACCTGCGACTCGGCCACGCTCGTCGTGTCCGAGCTGGTCACCAACGCGATCGTGCACACCTCGTCACGGCAGATCATCTGCGAACTGCAGGACGAGGACGGGAAGGTGCGCATAGCGGTGGGTGACGAGGGGCGGGCACATGGTGACCCGAACCCTGCGGCGGGCCGGGACGGTGAGGAGCATGGGAGGGGATTGCTTCTCGTCTCGGCCGTCTGCAGCGCCTGGGGGGCACTTGAGACCGGCCCCGGGCTACAGGTGTGGGCGGAACTGCCCCGGGAGGCGGAAGACCGCCGCCCGGAGCCGGTAGCGGACGTCGTCCGCGGAACGGGGGCGGAATGGGTGTCATGA
- a CDS encoding CBS domain-containing protein: MTTAGEIMHRGAEFIPATESLDRAAQMMRNMNVGSLPISDANERMCGMLTDRDIVVGCVARGQDPSTTTAGDMAQGTPRWVSTDDDVSDALQEMQSHRIKRLPVIDENKRLVGMISEADLVGNVTQDQLALWAGSVYGRS; encoded by the coding sequence ATGACCACCGCCGGAGAGATCATGCACCGGGGTGCCGAGTTCATCCCGGCCACCGAGAGCCTGGACCGTGCCGCGCAGATGATGCGCAACATGAACGTGGGCTCGCTGCCCATCAGCGACGCGAACGAGCGGATGTGCGGCATGCTCACGGACCGCGACATCGTGGTCGGCTGCGTCGCCCGCGGGCAGGACCCGTCGACGACGACCGCGGGCGACATGGCGCAGGGGACCCCGCGCTGGGTGTCGACCGACGACGACGTGAGCGACGCGCTCCAGGAGATGCAGAGCCACCGGATCAAGCGCCTGCCGGTGATCGACGAGAACAAGCGTCTCGTGGGCATGATCAGCGAGGCCGACCTCGTCGGCAATGTCACCCAGGACCAGCTCGCCCTGTGGGCCGGGTCCGTCTACGGACGGTCCTGA
- the corA gene encoding magnesium/cobalt transporter CorA — translation MSMAGNLPRVRDLRAVGGLRKVASLTRGRTRARTRTVDLSHHARSPLGSAVVNCVTYRGGVRQPVTHGLVEAVEQVRAAGEGFVWLGLHEPSQEEFQDVAKLFGLHPLAVEDAVDAHQRPKVDQYGDFLFAVFKTVCYVEHAELTSTSEVVDSGEIMVFVGKDFVITVRHGKHGSLGPVRENLEADPEQLAKGPAAVLHAVADHVVDEYVAVTDAVQVDIDEVESDVFAADSGRADPGRIYQLKRELLELKRAVVPLGRPLEVLATERIRLIAPEIRAYFRDVVDHLTRAVEQTASFDELLNSILQAHLAQVTVKQNEDMRKITAWAAVIAVPTMVCGVYGMNFDNMPELHWRFGYPLVWVVIAAACGLLYRGFRRAGWL, via the coding sequence ATGTCGATGGCCGGCAATCTGCCGAGGGTCCGGGACCTTCGAGCTGTGGGTGGCCTGCGGAAGGTGGCGAGCCTGACCCGCGGCCGTACCCGTGCCCGCACCCGCACCGTCGACCTGAGCCACCACGCCCGCTCGCCGCTGGGCTCGGCGGTGGTGAACTGCGTGACGTACCGCGGCGGCGTCCGGCAGCCGGTCACCCATGGGCTGGTCGAGGCGGTCGAGCAGGTCCGTGCGGCCGGCGAGGGTTTCGTCTGGCTGGGGCTGCACGAGCCGTCCCAGGAGGAGTTCCAGGACGTGGCGAAGCTGTTCGGGCTGCACCCGCTGGCCGTCGAGGACGCCGTGGACGCCCATCAGCGTCCGAAGGTCGACCAGTACGGCGACTTCCTCTTCGCCGTGTTCAAGACCGTCTGCTACGTGGAGCACGCGGAGCTGACCTCGACCAGCGAGGTGGTGGACAGCGGCGAGATCATGGTCTTCGTCGGCAAGGACTTCGTGATCACCGTCCGGCACGGCAAGCACGGCTCGCTGGGCCCCGTGCGCGAGAACCTGGAGGCCGACCCCGAGCAGCTGGCCAAGGGCCCGGCCGCCGTGCTGCACGCGGTGGCCGACCACGTCGTGGACGAGTACGTGGCGGTCACCGACGCCGTGCAGGTCGACATCGACGAGGTGGAGAGCGACGTCTTCGCCGCCGACTCCGGCCGTGCCGACCCCGGCCGGATCTACCAGCTCAAGCGCGAGCTGCTGGAGCTCAAGCGGGCCGTGGTGCCCCTCGGCCGCCCGCTGGAGGTGCTCGCCACCGAGCGAATACGGCTGATCGCACCCGAGATCCGCGCGTACTTCCGCGACGTGGTCGATCACCTCACCAGGGCGGTGGAGCAGACGGCGTCCTTCGACGAGCTGCTGAACTCCATCCTCCAGGCCCACCTGGCCCAGGTGACCGTCAAGCAGAACGAGGACATGCGGAAGATCACGGCCTGGGCGGCGGTGATCGCCGTGCCGACGATGGTCTGCGGTGTCTACGGCATGAACTTCGACAACATGCCGGAACTGCACTGGCGGTTCGGATACCCGCTGGTGTGGGTGGTGATCGCGGCGGCCTGCGGCCTGCTGTACCGGGGGTTCCGGCGCGCCGGATGGCTCTGA
- a CDS encoding helix-turn-helix transcriptional regulator, translating into MSEPRSAPTVGQVVLGRRLQDLRERAGLKREEAAHLLRVAPATVRRMEMAEVALKIPYLQMLLKSYGITEEEADAFVALAEDANRPGWWQRFHDILPGWFSMYVSLEGAASLIRSYEPHFVPGLLQTEDYARAVLRSGAIGQTRPEDIERHVALRMQRQELLTSENAPRLWVVMDETALRRPVGDADLMRGQIDRLLKASKLPNVTLQIAPFSSGPHPGTYGPFVLFRFAMPELPDMVYSEYLTGAVYLDARAEVATHLEVMDRMAAHAATAHRTKEILRDLRKEL; encoded by the coding sequence GTGAGTGAACCGCGGTCTGCACCGACGGTCGGCCAGGTCGTCCTGGGCCGGCGCCTTCAGGACCTCCGTGAACGTGCGGGCCTCAAGCGGGAGGAGGCCGCGCATCTGCTGCGGGTGGCACCCGCCACGGTCCGCCGCATGGAGATGGCCGAGGTGGCCCTCAAGATCCCGTACCTCCAGATGCTGCTGAAGTCGTACGGCATCACCGAGGAGGAGGCGGACGCCTTCGTCGCCCTGGCCGAGGACGCGAACAGGCCCGGCTGGTGGCAGCGGTTCCACGACATCCTTCCGGGCTGGTTCTCCATGTACGTCAGCCTGGAGGGCGCGGCCAGCCTCATCCGGTCGTACGAACCGCACTTCGTCCCCGGCCTGTTGCAGACCGAGGACTACGCACGTGCGGTCCTGCGGTCCGGCGCGATCGGCCAGACCCGTCCGGAGGACATCGAGCGGCACGTGGCGCTGCGCATGCAGCGCCAGGAGCTGCTCACCAGCGAGAACGCCCCACGGCTGTGGGTGGTCATGGACGAGACGGCGCTGCGCAGGCCCGTGGGCGACGCGGACCTGATGCGCGGCCAGATCGACCGCCTGCTCAAGGCGTCGAAGCTGCCCAACGTGACCCTTCAGATCGCCCCGTTCTCGTCCGGACCGCATCCCGGCACCTACGGGCCCTTCGTGCTGTTCCGATTCGCCATGCCGGAACTCCCCGACATGGTCTACAGCGAGTACCTGACCGGCGCCGTCTATCTCGACGCGCGGGCCGAGGTGGCCACCCACCTCGAGGTCATGGACCGCATGGCGGCGCACGCCGCCACAGCACATCGCACGAAGGAGATCCTCCGGGATCTCCGCAAGGAGCTGTGA